The window GGCCTCGATGTGCGCATAGAGGGAGCGGGTGGGACGCGCGTCGGCATGCCTTCACTGCACCGCCCGTGGGatcaatggaaggctgaccgGCGTGGTAGCGCGACAGCCTTCGCATTGATTCCCGCGGGAACCAAGGCAATGAGGACGACGAAGGCATGTCGCTGACTCGGCGGTCCCACTTGTTTTCCCGCCAACAGCCGTTTCGGGgtgccgggttcggcctgggtccgccggcgccaaaTTCGGCCCTAAACGACGAAAAGTGGGCTTCTGGGGGGCGACTGAGCCGATTTTTCAGCGCCAGCGATAAAAAAGGGCCTTGGGGgcttttttagaaaaggaggaggacccccggcctctgcatctggatgatgcatgcagccactttattaattgtTCACACAAGACcgtacaaagtcatacaacaataagactaaagccaccatctaggcaacatctgtcgctactcctaaccagttgatgaaggggcgctaatagtctgggcctaataccaaacagaccccgcatccaaacctaacatctaagacctgaggtcccaaccaggacgcctgccgggtatggggcacccaccagtccggcgcactcctcaactaGGATACCTGCCAAGTATGAGGCCGCCGTAGCCACTTGCCACCAGTCCATTTTCAGTGTTGTACTGCTGCATCAACCTTGCCCGGTCTCGCTGCCGTGGACGCCACCATGGCGCCAGACGGCTCCACCGCCCTGCGCTCGTCCATCCAGCCGCATCCGTCGTCGATATGCAGCTGCACCATGCCGCCAATACTCGTCGTCATCGACGCGGTAGATACAACGCTGCTCCTCCTGCCAACCTTCACACCGTCGCCGCTGTTGGAGCTACGCGGAGTCCACCACCCCTAGCACCTCTCCCCGAACAACTGAGCCTCCCAAGACGGCGCGTCCATGGAGGTTACGACGTGCAAGATGCCGCCGCCGCCCAATCCAATCTGAATTTAGGACTTTCGTCTGGGAGGTATTCGGAGGTGGATAGGAGGGACCTCGACTTCGCCTCCAGGAAGGGTAACGACGTTTGAGGGACGTCGCCGATGCCGGGCCGGTCCAGCCGACCAAAGTTTCCTCCGGTCCCCATCCTATACCACCaacccttcgtctgctccggatccgacagCGAGCCAAGAACCGAAACCTACATAGATGAGATTGCCATTGGGTCGAGAAGACATCCGTAGTAGATATCCAGGCATCGAATCAGACGATCCGACGCAGCCAGCAGCGAAGACCACCACCCCGCGCCGGCCGACCGTGTCCAGCATCAGATCAAGATCCGATCTGAACCCAGCAACCTCCTGCCGCGTAGCCATCACCACACCGCGCGATgggatctcgccgccgccgccgcaccgcgCACAGCGTCGACAAAGGTAGcccagccgccgcgccgccggacCGCACGCAAACCCAGCGGCTCCTCGTAGTCCAACCGTCCTGCGCCGGTGGATATGCTTGAAGGGGAAGAAGTCCCGCCGCCGCACTGCCGGCTAGGTTTTGCCTGGTGGCGCTgcggacggcggcgaggaggGTGGGAGGCGGGAGGGCTCGAAGGGAAGTgggactagggtttccccccgGGTCGCCCACGGGAGCCGCCTTGGGTGGTTTGTTGGGGGCgctgctggagatgctctaatataTCGGACGAGGCTGTGATCTGATTTGCGCTTTTGTAGGTTGAAGCCCTGATCGTATTGATCCCCGGTCATCAATTCATCATCATCTGAATTCTGAACAACCTTTCTGCCAGGATCACCAAATTGACGCAGTTACCGCTAACTGCATGCCGACCGATGCCACATGCTTAATCCAGTAAGCAAACAAATCATGAACTGGACGGAACATGCAATCGGAATATAAACACATTTGAAGCTATCACGGATGCATATGCATACGATCGAGTCCAAATCAAAAGAGGCAATCATCCCTGACGCGCCAGCTCGGAACCACATGCACGGCCCCATCTCATCTCACACCGCTTTCCCATTGGAGGCGAGCAATCTGATACACAATCTCCATCTATAAATACCATTCGCCATGCACACACCCACTCACACACAGAGCAAGCGCACATCACAAGCACAAGCAGCTCGATCGCACTAGCTTTGCTGCACGACCTGCTCCGTCACAAATGGCCATGGCACCGAGAGCGTTGCTCCTCCTGGCCGTTGGGCTCATGGTCGTGGCCTCGGCGAGCGCCCACGGCGGCTACGGGTCGTGCCCCAGGGACGGGCTGAAGGTGAAGGCGTGCGTGAACGTGCTGGGCCTGCTCAAGGTCAATGTCAACCAGCCGCGCGACGAGCACTGCTGCTCGCTCCTCGACGGGCTCGTCGGTCTGGACGCGGCGCTCTGCCTCTGCACAAATCTCCATGCCAATGTGCTCGGCCTCAACCTCAACCTCCCCGTCGACCTACGCCTCATTCTCAACAACTGCGGCAAGGTCTGCCCCACCGATTTCCAGTGCCCACACCACTAGATCGAGTAGCTTGATGTTGTCATGCCTGGATTTGTAAGCACTGTTTGTTTATTTGTTGGTACAATGTTGTATTCTTTTGTTTCCCAtgatttttttttgcgggaattTCCCATGATTATTTTGGTTTAATGTTCATCGAATAAAATCAAAAGGTAATTTGTATCGCGGAGTCGAGCTTTTGGCACTTTGATATCGCCATTGTTAATTACCTGATCAATACTCATGCGTGCGTCAACTAAATGAACGGCCCAACCTGAAAAGTGAAAACACTCACGGTACATTTTCTTGCGATCATGTATGAACCACCAAAGGATATTATATTCGTATCTGGATAATACTCTAATGTTTCTAAGCAACATGAGATCGTGGACTGTTCTACAAGGGTATACGGTGGGATATATAAATGCATAAAAGCTTGGCCCTTGTGGACTTTTCTCGGGAAAAAGAAGATATGCTAATGCGGAGGAAATTGCACAAACCACCAACTGTTGGGGTTAACCTTGCATAAAACATCATACTATTCAGGTTTGCTGCAAAAAACACACCATCTATTAGTATAATCCGTTGCAGTTTGCTCTAATCCACCGTTTAATTCCGTTGACATGATTCGATGGGTGAGTCCCGCTTGTAAGTGTATATGTGGCAAAAAAAATAGGCCACACCGGTCAGCTTACTAAAGCGGCCAATATCACCCGAATCAGTGGTCAAAATTAACCAAAAATTTAGATCAGTACTAATTACATATATGACTTATTGGATTTCTTTGTATTTTCTTGAAAACATGGAACTTCAAATAATTTCATTGTATGAACCAACTAAACTACCAATTCCTCTCAAACATGTGACCTCCTTAAGGTAAAAATATTCTATTACCGGGATACATATATAATTTACTATGGTTTTTTTAGATTTTTGTATAACATTGAATTTTGATACAAAAGTTTGAATGTTGGTCAGTTGATGTGGTCAGCGGAGGAAAACCCAGCTACATGTGCGGAAACATAAACAACAAATTGAACCCTAGTCATGCCTCTGCAACTAGCTCATGTACTGATGATGATCTTGCTCTCTTGATCATGAGCATTGTTATAGTAACAAAGATGTTATCAATAATGAGAACATATTGTTATTCAACAATGGTGTTGGATAGACCCAACTTATGAATTACTGAGAGATCATATCGTTATTATGTTGTCGGTATTTTCATATAAAGTGTTAACGTTTActtagttccttagaccatgagaataTTGCAGGGCAACATACCGAATGGTTACTTTGGGGTTACCGAGCGTCACTCTATAACTGGGTGACAATAAAAGTATCTTACGGGTATACCAAAACCATATGTCCCGGTATCGATTGTTCAAGACCGAGGTTTGCTCCTCTGGTGATGGAGAGATactctttgggcccactcggtgttGCGTTCATTATTGTCTGGCCAGACACATGTTATGTATATCACAGGGATACTGAAATACGGATACGAGTAAAGAGAACAAAAACGGATCACGAGGATAACATGTATAGTgatcaaggagttgatcacggggaTACCGAAATATCTAGCCTCGGGTTTTGTAACGTATTGCGAAGCAAAGAGAATGATATTCGGGAATTAAATGTCCGCTTGAGATCTTCGTGAAAGTTAGCAATGGTGTCCAGATCTTGCTGTCAACTATTGACCGGGAAGTGTTCCGGGTCATGCCCACTTATTTTCGAATGtgtagggtcacacacttaatgACTACTACCTCTGTAATAAATATATGATGTTTTTGCAGTTGAGGAAAATCGTCTTATATTTAGTTACAGAGGTAGTAGTAATTATAATAAACTAGAGCAACGGGAGAATGTGTGTCGAAAGTATTTCGGATGTATCCAGAAGTGTTCTAGGTGGCCCCGAAAGGGTTTCAGGGAAGTTTTCGGAAGGTTCCCAGGATAATTTTTAGGAAAGAAGTCCCTCTTGGACCGACCCAAGAGGGCAGCCCGTAGTTGGCCAAACAGGGCCAAAGTGGGGCACCCCAAAAGAAGGAAAGGGAGGAGGTCAAATTCTCTTTGGGGGCAAATCCTACTTGGGGATAACCCTAATTTGCCTCCTTCCTCCcctcttccacctatatatatgggGGGAGACCCCCTTGGGACACACAACATCCTAAGGGGGTCTCTCATATAGGTATGCTCAACCACAGTCTAATTGGTCTATTGGGTTAGAATTCTAGTTATACTGGTCTATTGGGTTAGAATTCTAGTTATACGGGCTCTAATCCCGGTCTAATTGGTCTAACAGAATTAGACTCCTAATTAGACGGAACGATGATATGCTTGTCTCTCTAGTTTTCTCAGAACTCTACTTCATGAATATCGGAGTGTTGTCGGGTTACTACTTCGGAACACATGGCTACTTCAGAGGGGTCGTGTACTTGGACTCTTGATCGGTGAATCGTCTTCGTGAAATTCTCGCGGCTGGGAGGTATAACCTAGCTGTAGTAATCGTCGTGCTTCATCTACTAAGTACACTCATTCGGGTACTCTGCTCGTCGGTGAGACATCGTTACCCACCATCTTTATAGTGTTCCTAGGTGCAATCGTGTAGCATATTTTTTTTTGTTTCATAAC is drawn from Aegilops tauschii subsp. strangulata cultivar AL8/78 chromosome 1, Aet v6.0, whole genome shotgun sequence and contains these coding sequences:
- the LOC109770188 gene encoding cortical cell-delineating protein translates to MAMAPRALLLLAVGLMVVASASAHGGYGSCPRDGLKVKACVNVLGLLKVNVNQPRDEHCCSLLDGLVGLDAALCLCTNLHANVLGLNLNLPVDLRLILNNCGKVCPTDFQCPHH